The Chlorocebus sabaeus isolate Y175 chromosome 1, mChlSab1.0.hap1, whole genome shotgun sequence genome includes a region encoding these proteins:
- the TMEM258 gene encoding dolichyl-diphosphooligosaccharide--protein glycosyltransferase subunit TMEM258: MELEAMSRYTSPVNPAVFPHLTVVLLAIGMFFTAWFFVYEVTSTKYTRDIYKELLISLVASLFMGFGVLFLLLWVGIYV; this comes from the exons ATG GAGCTCGAGGCCATGAGCAGATACACCAGCCCAGTGAACCCGGCTGTCTTCCCCCATCTGACTGTGGTGCTTTTGGCCATCGGCATGTTCTTCACCGCCTGGTTCTTCGT TTATGAGGTCACCTCTACCAAGTACACTCGTGATATCTATAAAGAGCTCCTCATCTCTTTGGTGGCCTCACTCTTCATGGGCTTTGGAGTCCTTTTCCTGCTGCTCTGGGTTGGCATCTACGTGTGA